In a single window of the Phycisphaerales bacterium genome:
- a CDS encoding aminotransferase class V-fold PLP-dependent enzyme translates to MNSTLTYLDNNATTRPAPAVVAALLPLLTELWGNPSSAHHFGAQVGALVEEARQEVAAVLHARESEIIFTSGGTEADNAALRGVLAADPRRRHVVVSAVEHHAILDLTDRLVDEGCTVTRVPVDAAGRLDLGALEEALRDDTALVSIMLVNNETGVIVPVAEVCALAHARRIPVHTDAVNALGKVPIEVESLGVDLLSLSGHKIHGPKGVGALYVRRGTPFRPWLLGGSQERKRRGGTLNAPGIVGFGVACRLVRTDAPAAWPRLAALRDRLEAGLRHIYPPIHLAGADAPRVANTTCACFAGLPAEALIILLSEANICVSSGAACASGSLEPSHVLQAMGTPPEIAQGQIRFSLGRESTDDDIDRVLAVLPGVLAKAATCSAVP, encoded by the coding sequence ATGAATTCCACCCTGACGTACCTCGATAACAATGCCACCACCCGCCCGGCGCCGGCCGTGGTGGCTGCCCTGCTGCCGCTGCTGACCGAACTATGGGGCAACCCGTCCAGCGCGCATCACTTCGGCGCCCAGGTCGGAGCGCTCGTGGAGGAAGCCCGCCAGGAAGTCGCCGCGGTCTTGCACGCGCGCGAGAGCGAGATCATTTTTACCAGCGGCGGCACCGAGGCCGACAATGCTGCCCTGCGCGGCGTGCTGGCGGCCGATCCGCGCCGCCGCCACGTGGTGGTCTCCGCAGTCGAGCACCACGCCATACTCGATCTGACCGACCGCCTGGTGGACGAGGGCTGTACAGTTACGCGCGTACCCGTAGACGCGGCCGGCCGGCTCGATCTGGGTGCCCTGGAGGAAGCCCTGCGCGACGACACCGCGCTGGTCTCCATCATGCTCGTCAACAATGAGACGGGAGTCATCGTACCCGTCGCCGAAGTGTGTGCCCTGGCCCATGCGCGGCGCATCCCCGTCCACACTGACGCCGTCAACGCCCTTGGCAAAGTGCCGATCGAAGTCGAGTCCCTCGGCGTCGACCTGCTCTCTCTCAGCGGTCACAAAATCCACGGCCCGAAAGGCGTCGGCGCGCTGTACGTCCGCCGCGGCACACCCTTCCGCCCCTGGCTACTCGGCGGTTCACAGGAACGGAAGCGGCGGGGCGGCACGCTCAATGCCCCGGGGATTGTCGGTTTCGGAGTGGCCTGCCGGCTCGTTCGCACAGACGCGCCGGCGGCCTGGCCACGCCTGGCAGCGCTCCGTGACCGGTTGGAGGCCGGACTCCGGCACATCTACCCCCCCATACATCTCGCTGGGGCCGATGCCCCGCGCGTCGCCAACACCACCTGTGCGTGCTTCGCCGGGCTGCCGGCCGAAGCCCTCATTATCCTCTTGAGTGAGGCGAACATCTGCGTCTCCAGCGGCGCTGCGTGCGCCAGCGGCTCGCTTGAACCTTCCCATGTGCTGCAGGCCATGGGCACGCCACCTGAGATTGCCCAGGGGCAGATCCGCTTCTCCCTTGGCCGCGAGAGTACGGACGACGACATTGACCGGGTCCTGGCAGTGTTGCCGGGCGTACTTGCGAAAGCGGCCACATGCAGCGCCGTGCCCTGA
- a CDS encoding enoyl-CoA hydratase/isomerase family protein, producing MSHEKSHTEVHFERTGDVATILFRSETGLNIFSSRVIGALGTIVERLATDARARFVVIRGEGKVFLAGADIAEMSRFSEDQGLAFATHGHNVFNALEALPQPTFAAMNGHAMGGGCEMALACDFRLLVAGAMIGQPEVRLGLIPGWGGTQRLPRTVGLGAAKRMLYSGEPISAEEALRIGLVDEIVPAAEQLDAVLRTWFDRLAPAAPTAITRIKRTLRARDEIGEFAKCFICSDAKEGLTAFQAKRPPTWAQWNCEPSE from the coding sequence ATGTCTCACGAGAAATCCCACACTGAAGTGCACTTCGAGCGAACCGGCGATGTGGCTACGATTCTGTTTCGTTCGGAAACCGGCCTCAATATCTTTTCATCACGCGTCATCGGAGCGCTCGGCACGATCGTCGAACGTCTGGCGACGGATGCGCGGGCGCGCTTCGTGGTGATTCGAGGCGAGGGCAAGGTGTTCCTCGCCGGGGCGGACATCGCCGAGATGAGCCGCTTCAGCGAGGATCAGGGGCTGGCTTTTGCGACGCACGGTCACAACGTCTTCAATGCCCTCGAGGCCCTCCCGCAACCGACATTCGCGGCCATGAATGGGCACGCCATGGGCGGAGGGTGCGAGATGGCGCTGGCTTGCGATTTCCGCCTGTTGGTGGCGGGGGCGATGATCGGCCAACCGGAGGTGCGCCTCGGGCTCATCCCGGGCTGGGGAGGCACGCAGCGTTTGCCGCGTACGGTGGGACTCGGTGCAGCCAAGCGCATGCTATACAGCGGGGAACCCATTTCGGCGGAAGAGGCGCTGCGTATCGGGCTGGTCGACGAGATCGTGCCCGCTGCGGAACAGTTGGACGCAGTACTGCGCACCTGGTTTGACCGGCTCGCGCCGGCGGCACCGACGGCCATCACGCGGATCAAGCGAACGTTGCGCGCCCGCGACGAGATCGGCGAATTCGCGAAGTGCTTCATCTGCTCCGATGCAAAAGAAGGTCTGACAGCGTTTCAGGCCAAGCGGCCACCAACATGGGCACAGTGGAACTGCGAGCCGTCGGAATAG
- a CDS encoding prepilin-type N-terminal cleavage/methylation domain-containing protein — protein MTARRTRIRGFTLIELLVVVSIIALLISILTPSLSRARQQAKATHCMTRLAEFMKATVAYGNDHHFQLPPAHYNARDSAASAVHGWAEALYVSLYQDKHYSFDEDFPVMRNRDDRYELWTCAEGIPRANSSGHYRVYEYSWRRGSLDAVRARLPLITDANPDVTSPLDQRSSWIAMERIAGIAGEAYIDERHYGGANYAFNDGHVIRSTTLKRQLALDWDLDPATTNR, from the coding sequence ATGACAGCCCGCCGCACCCGGATACGGGGGTTTACCCTCATCGAGCTGCTGGTAGTCGTTTCGATCATCGCCCTGCTGATCTCGATCCTGACACCGTCGCTGTCACGGGCACGGCAACAGGCCAAAGCCACGCACTGCATGACCCGTCTGGCCGAATTCATGAAGGCCACGGTCGCCTATGGCAACGACCACCACTTTCAGCTCCCACCGGCGCACTACAACGCACGCGATTCGGCTGCTTCGGCGGTGCATGGCTGGGCCGAGGCGCTCTACGTCTCGCTTTACCAGGACAAGCACTACTCCTTCGACGAGGATTTTCCGGTCATGCGCAACCGCGACGACCGCTATGAGCTCTGGACCTGTGCGGAGGGCATTCCCCGGGCGAACAGCTCCGGCCACTACCGCGTCTACGAGTACAGTTGGCGGCGGGGTTCGCTCGACGCGGTGCGGGCCCGCCTCCCGTTAATCACCGATGCGAATCCGGACGTGACTTCGCCGCTCGACCAGCGCAGCAGTTGGATTGCGATGGAGCGCATCGCCGGAATCGCGGGCGAGGCGTACATCGACGAGCGCCACTACGGTGGCGCGAACTATGCCTTCAACGACGGGCATGTGATTCGCAGCACCACGCTCAAGCGTCAATTGGCCCTGGACTGGGATCTCGACCCCGCTACCACGAACCGCTGA
- a CDS encoding iron ABC transporter permease, translated as MPRRSLSTSVTIALLALLGLVLLAPIFAVVRAGFLAEDGSWTVSWFVRVFQFEVYREGLWNSLMLAVCTTGLCLVIAIPLAVLAENYNFWGKRWWLGLIMVPMILPPFVGAVGLRGLLSRNGGINLFLQWLGVFEAGEYIDFLAYPFWSCVVLEALSLYPITFLNVQAALANIDPALHEAARNLGASSWRRFWTVTLPLMRPGVFAGSTIVFIWAFTELGTPLMVGYTNVTAVQVFHQIQTTNPEGDAYALVVIMLAASVLLYLVGKLVLGRPLPGMLAKATVAMPPVRPGRLGNLLITGLFAGVFFIAVLPHVSVVLASITATGIIELAPEHLTLRFHANLVRDVVNPSGIGDQTAALSVLNSFRYALAATAINIVFGFVIAYLVVRRRSWLTMILDSLAMLPLAVPGLVMAFGYFIMTLGDSPFAFLNPITHDPMPLLVTAYAVRRLPFLVRSCAAGLEQTSEALEEASINLGASPLRTMLTVTVPLLAANFIAGGLLVFSRSMLEVSDSLILAFDKQDYPMTKAIYSLADSPQSGLQMASALGVWGMVILTVTILGASLALGKRLGALFRV; from the coding sequence ATGCCGCGCCGCAGTCTGAGCACGAGTGTAACGATCGCGCTGCTGGCGCTGCTCGGCCTCGTGCTGCTGGCGCCGATCTTCGCGGTGGTACGGGCGGGGTTCCTAGCGGAGGACGGCTCCTGGACGGTGTCCTGGTTCGTGCGGGTCTTTCAGTTCGAGGTCTACCGCGAGGGGCTGTGGAACAGTCTCATGCTGGCGGTGTGCACGACCGGGCTGTGCCTGGTGATTGCCATTCCGCTCGCCGTGCTGGCCGAGAATTACAACTTCTGGGGCAAACGGTGGTGGCTCGGCCTCATCATGGTGCCGATGATTCTGCCGCCGTTCGTGGGCGCGGTGGGTTTACGGGGGCTCCTGAGCCGGAACGGGGGGATCAACCTGTTCCTCCAATGGCTGGGGGTCTTCGAGGCGGGCGAATACATCGACTTCCTCGCGTATCCTTTCTGGTCGTGTGTCGTACTCGAAGCCCTCTCTCTATACCCGATCACTTTCCTGAACGTGCAGGCTGCGCTTGCGAATATTGATCCGGCCCTCCACGAAGCCGCTCGGAACCTTGGCGCCAGTTCCTGGCGGCGCTTCTGGACGGTCACGCTGCCATTGATGCGGCCGGGAGTCTTCGCAGGTTCGACCATCGTGTTCATCTGGGCTTTTACGGAACTCGGCACGCCGTTGATGGTGGGCTACACGAATGTGACGGCTGTGCAGGTCTTCCACCAGATCCAGACCACGAATCCCGAAGGGGACGCGTACGCGCTGGTCGTGATCATGCTTGCCGCGAGCGTGCTGCTGTACCTCGTGGGTAAGCTCGTGCTGGGTCGCCCACTGCCCGGCATGCTCGCGAAAGCCACCGTGGCGATGCCGCCGGTGCGGCCGGGTCGACTCGGCAACCTGCTGATCACCGGGCTGTTTGCCGGCGTGTTCTTCATTGCCGTGCTGCCCCATGTGTCGGTCGTCCTGGCGAGCATCACGGCCACGGGGATCATTGAACTCGCGCCGGAACACCTCACGCTGCGCTTTCACGCGAATCTCGTGCGTGATGTCGTCAATCCGTCTGGGATCGGCGATCAGACCGCGGCGCTCAGCGTGCTGAACAGCTTCCGCTATGCGCTCGCAGCGACGGCCATCAATATCGTGTTCGGCTTCGTGATCGCGTACCTGGTGGTGCGGCGGCGGTCATGGCTCACGATGATCCTGGACAGTCTGGCGATGCTGCCGCTGGCCGTGCCGGGCCTCGTGATGGCTTTCGGCTATTTCATCATGACACTCGGCGATTCGCCGTTCGCCTTCCTGAATCCCATCACGCACGACCCCATGCCCCTGCTGGTCACCGCCTACGCAGTGCGGCGGTTGCCATTCCTGGTGCGGTCGTGCGCGGCGGGCCTCGAGCAGACCTCTGAAGCGCTGGAAGAGGCCTCGATCAATCTCGGTGCGAGCCCGCTGCGCACCATGCTGACCGTGACGGTTCCCCTGTTGGCGGCCAATTTCATTGCGGGTGGACTGCTGGTTTTCAGCCGGTCGATGCTGGAGGTTTCGGACAGTCTGATTCTCGCATTCGACAAGCAGGATTACCCGATGACGAAGGCGATTTACAGCTTGGCGGACTCGCCCCAATCGGGACTTCAAATGGCGTCTGCGCTGGGTGTCTGGGGCATGGTGATCCTGACCGTTACGATTCTCGGTGCTTCGCTGGCCCTTGGGAAGCGTCTCGGCGCACTGTTTCGGGTATAG
- a CDS encoding acyl-CoA dehydrogenase family protein, with protein sequence MDFRLTEDHQQLRNMLREFCLREIAPRAATRDQEGRFEPGLVQKLGELGLFGLYVPEEYGGAGMDVVGYIVAIEELSRACAATGILVSAHHSLCVDPILHFGTAAQKRTYLPKLAAGEWIGCLSLTEPGSGSDAGAARCMAVEKDGGWVINGTKNFVTNGGEADVILLLAVTDPGHPRHRMSAFIVEKNTPGCQVGKLEKKLGIRASSTAEIVFENCFLPGTALVGERGRGLSIALATLDGGRIGVAAQAVGISQAALDAATEYANTRVQFGETIGMFQAIQWKLANMAMGIQAARLLMHRAAWLKATGRPYSGEAAMAKLLASETSSRVCGWALQVFGGYGYCQDYPVERLLRDARITELYEGTSEIQRLVLARRMQEPDWILRDF encoded by the coding sequence GTGGATTTCCGGCTGACCGAAGATCACCAGCAACTGCGGAACATGCTTCGCGAGTTCTGCCTACGGGAGATTGCGCCACGGGCCGCCACCCGCGACCAGGAAGGCCGGTTCGAACCCGGCCTGGTGCAGAAGCTTGGAGAACTCGGGTTATTCGGGCTCTACGTCCCCGAGGAGTACGGCGGCGCGGGCATGGACGTCGTCGGCTACATCGTCGCAATCGAAGAACTGTCGCGGGCTTGTGCGGCCACGGGGATCCTTGTCTCCGCCCATCATTCCCTATGCGTCGATCCGATCCTGCACTTCGGGACCGCTGCGCAGAAGCGCACGTACCTGCCCAAGCTGGCCGCGGGCGAATGGATCGGCTGCCTCTCACTGACCGAACCCGGCAGCGGCAGTGATGCCGGAGCCGCCCGTTGCATGGCCGTGGAGAAGGACGGCGGCTGGGTCATCAACGGAACAAAGAACTTCGTCACCAACGGTGGTGAGGCGGATGTCATTCTCCTGCTGGCGGTGACCGACCCCGGACACCCCCGGCACCGCATGTCGGCCTTCATCGTTGAGAAGAATACGCCCGGTTGCCAGGTCGGCAAGCTCGAGAAGAAGCTCGGCATCCGGGCCAGCAGCACCGCCGAGATCGTCTTCGAGAACTGTTTCTTGCCGGGCACGGCGCTGGTGGGGGAGCGCGGCCGGGGATTGAGCATTGCGCTGGCTACCCTCGACGGCGGGCGGATCGGAGTCGCCGCGCAGGCCGTTGGCATTTCACAGGCGGCGCTCGACGCCGCGACGGAGTACGCGAACACGCGAGTGCAGTTTGGCGAGACCATCGGCATGTTCCAGGCGATCCAGTGGAAGCTGGCGAACATGGCGATGGGGATTCAGGCGGCCCGTTTACTGATGCACCGGGCCGCGTGGCTCAAGGCGACCGGCCGCCCCTACAGCGGTGAGGCGGCGATGGCCAAATTACTGGCGAGCGAAACGTCGAGCCGTGTGTGCGGCTGGGCGCTGCAGGTCTTCGGCGGCTACGGCTATTGCCAGGACTACCCGGTGGAGCGCTTGCTGCGTGATGCCCGCATTACGGAACTGTACGAGGGCACGAGCGAGATCCAGCGGCTCGTGCTGGCGCGGCGCATGCAGGAGCCGGACTGGATCCTCCGTGATTTCTGA
- the pyrF gene encoding orotidine-5'-phosphate decarboxylase translates to MAEHFADRLQAACQRCGTAAVVGIDPVLEKLPEELRPTTATTGAAAVAVERFSGAVVDAVAGLVPAVKLNVGFFEAFRGPGLAAYFRSVAYAQQRGLLVIGDIKRGDIGSTAELYARGHFETPAATDEGAVPDAVTLAGYLGENAVQPFVEIARRTGRGVYVLVRPSEPKADEVHDFYAGSDAVGARFYQHMANLVHRWGQAPDLVGQCGWSCVGAVVAPKDRQSTAELRAAMPHTPWLVPGYGAQGGTADDCRACFRRDGTGAVVNASRSVIYAYQTSTARERYGADWRAAIHAAAETFGADVAGIMQR, encoded by the coding sequence ATGGCGGAACACTTCGCCGACCGGTTGCAGGCGGCCTGTCAGCGGTGCGGAACGGCGGCGGTGGTCGGAATAGATCCCGTGCTTGAGAAGCTCCCGGAGGAGTTGCGCCCCACCACCGCCACCACAGGCGCGGCCGCCGTGGCGGTGGAGCGGTTCTCCGGCGCCGTGGTCGACGCGGTTGCGGGGCTCGTTCCAGCGGTGAAGCTCAACGTCGGGTTTTTCGAAGCGTTCCGCGGCCCGGGCCTCGCAGCTTACTTTCGGAGTGTCGCTTACGCCCAACAGCGCGGACTGCTGGTGATTGGCGACATCAAGCGCGGCGACATCGGCTCCACCGCGGAGTTGTACGCCCGCGGGCACTTTGAAACGCCGGCCGCGACGGATGAAGGCGCCGTGCCCGATGCCGTCACGCTCGCGGGCTACCTCGGTGAGAACGCGGTGCAGCCGTTTGTCGAGATCGCGCGCCGCACCGGACGTGGAGTCTACGTCCTGGTGCGGCCTTCGGAGCCGAAAGCGGACGAGGTGCATGATTTCTACGCCGGTTCAGACGCCGTTGGGGCGCGTTTCTACCAGCACATGGCCAACCTGGTGCATCGCTGGGGCCAGGCGCCGGACCTGGTGGGGCAGTGCGGCTGGTCGTGCGTCGGTGCGGTAGTGGCCCCGAAGGACCGGCAGAGCACGGCCGAGTTGCGCGCCGCGATGCCACACACCCCCTGGCTCGTGCCGGGTTATGGAGCGCAGGGCGGGACCGCGGACGACTGTCGGGCATGCTTCCGCAGGGATGGGACTGGCGCCGTGGTAAACGCCTCTCGCTCCGTGATCTATGCATACCAGACTTCCACCGCGCGCGAGCGCTATGGAGCCGACTGGCGTGCAGCGATCCACGCTGCCGCGGAAACGTTCGGCGCGGATGTAGCCGGGATCATGCAACGGTAG
- a CDS encoding rod shape-determining protein RodA: protein MTETRILHFTRVGWGVVLPVAFLLAAGVACIHSTDRQSARSADREPTYTLGERPWAVAVVETLGPTTLRQIAFAVTGVILMLLTLRVSYQKIGWYAYPAYAVLLVLLLLLFLDRYIDLPLITERKGSRRWIDLGILSLQPSEFMKPALILVLARYLRFRSSHRRWWGLLPPFMLTVIPMILIVRQPDLGTTLMLLPVLAVMLFVSGARIRHLLIVATLVTATLPAFYFYGMREYQRVRVQVLFRQGVADESWQMNEGYQLRQAKTALGTGGIWGTGYREGIFVQHYLLPEEDNDFIFAIYGHQWGLVGALLLLLAYSLIVLFGLEVATITNDPFGRLLAVGVVAMIVTQALLNICMNIGLAPITGMTLPFVSAGGSSLWANFIALGLLVNVAQRRPLLIARPPFEHKDAT from the coding sequence GTGACCGAGACGCGCATCCTCCATTTTACACGCGTGGGCTGGGGGGTGGTCCTGCCGGTCGCGTTCCTTCTTGCGGCCGGGGTAGCGTGTATTCACTCGACCGATCGTCAATCGGCCCGCTCGGCCGATCGTGAGCCGACGTACACGCTGGGGGAACGGCCCTGGGCGGTGGCGGTGGTTGAAACGCTCGGCCCTACGACATTACGACAGATTGCGTTCGCCGTAACCGGCGTCATTCTCATGCTGCTCACCCTGCGCGTCAGCTACCAGAAGATTGGCTGGTATGCCTATCCGGCATACGCGGTGCTGCTGGTACTGCTTTTGTTGCTGTTCCTGGATCGGTATATCGACTTGCCGCTGATTACGGAGCGAAAGGGTTCGCGGCGCTGGATCGATCTGGGCATACTGAGTCTGCAACCTTCGGAGTTCATGAAACCCGCCCTGATTCTCGTGCTGGCTCGTTACCTGCGATTCCGCAGTTCCCATCGGCGTTGGTGGGGACTGTTGCCGCCATTCATGCTCACCGTCATCCCGATGATCCTGATCGTGCGTCAGCCCGATCTCGGCACGACGCTCATGCTGCTGCCGGTGCTCGCGGTGATGCTGTTTGTTTCGGGGGCTCGCATCCGGCATCTGCTCATTGTGGCCACGCTCGTGACAGCCACGCTACCGGCGTTTTATTTCTACGGGATGCGCGAGTACCAGCGTGTGCGGGTGCAGGTCCTGTTCCGCCAGGGTGTGGCCGACGAAAGCTGGCAAATGAATGAAGGGTACCAGTTGCGGCAGGCAAAGACCGCGCTCGGCACGGGTGGCATCTGGGGGACGGGCTACCGGGAGGGCATCTTCGTGCAGCATTACCTCCTGCCCGAAGAGGACAACGATTTCATCTTCGCCATCTACGGCCACCAGTGGGGTCTGGTCGGAGCGTTGCTGCTGCTGCTGGCCTACAGTCTGATCGTGCTGTTCGGATTGGAGGTGGCAACGATTACCAACGATCCCTTCGGTCGGTTGCTCGCGGTCGGAGTCGTGGCCATGATCGTCACGCAGGCCCTGCTCAACATCTGTATGAACATCGGCCTGGCACCGATCACCGGCATGACTTTGCCCTTCGTCAGCGCCGGCGGCAGCAGTCTGTGGGCGAACTTTATTGCACTCGGACTGCTGGTCAACGTGGCGCAGCGCCGGCCGCTGTTGATCGCGCGTCCCCCGTTCGAGCACAAGGACGCAACGTGA
- a CDS encoding 3-hydroxybutyryl-CoA dehydrogenase (converts (S)-3-hydroxybutanoyl-CoA to 3-acetoacetyl-CoA) — MGSGIAQTFAQAGFAVTLVDSAPQAIERALTGIGQSLQKLLQKERLSAGEAEATRARLRPGTLADAAGTDFIVEAVFEDLGIKRELWSALGRSAAPDRIFASNTSSISISELGVASGRPAQFVGMHFFNPVPLMRLVEVVVGLRTTEPVVAFTCELAEKLGKTPLRVKDHPGFVSNRVLMPLVNEAIACFADGVADAATIDEVMKLGCAHTMGPLATADLIGLDVCLHIMEVLHRDLGEDRYRPHPLLRTMVRGGVLGRKSGQGFFDYPQR, encoded by the coding sequence ATGGGTAGTGGCATCGCACAAACGTTCGCACAGGCGGGCTTCGCCGTCACGCTGGTGGACAGCGCGCCACAGGCGATCGAGCGGGCCCTGACCGGTATCGGGCAGTCACTCCAGAAACTCCTGCAGAAGGAGCGGCTCAGCGCGGGGGAGGCCGAGGCGACGCGGGCGCGCCTGCGCCCTGGAACGCTCGCCGACGCGGCCGGGACGGACTTCATCGTGGAGGCGGTGTTCGAGGATCTCGGCATCAAGCGTGAGTTATGGAGCGCTCTGGGGCGAAGCGCCGCGCCGGATCGTATTTTTGCCAGCAACACGAGCAGCATCTCGATCAGCGAACTGGGCGTAGCCAGCGGACGGCCGGCCCAGTTCGTGGGTATGCACTTCTTTAATCCGGTTCCGTTGATGCGGCTGGTTGAAGTGGTCGTGGGCCTCCGCACAACCGAACCGGTGGTGGCGTTCACCTGTGAACTCGCCGAAAAACTCGGAAAAACTCCGCTGCGCGTGAAGGATCACCCCGGCTTCGTCAGCAACCGCGTCCTGATGCCACTGGTCAACGAGGCGATCGCATGCTTTGCCGATGGGGTCGCGGATGCGGCTACCATCGACGAGGTCATGAAGCTGGGCTGTGCACACACGATGGGGCCGCTCGCTACCGCGGACTTGATCGGCCTCGACGTGTGCCTGCACATCATGGAAGTGCTGCATCGCGATCTCGGCGAGGATCGTTATCGGCCGCATCCGCTGCTGCGCACCATGGTGCGTGGCGGGGTCCTGGGTCGGAAGTCGGGCCAGGGCTTTTTCGATTACCCCCAACGTTAG
- the bcp gene encoding thioredoxin-dependent thiol peroxidase, translated as MPDSTGAVHRLSDYRGKRVVLYFYPKDDTPGCTVEACGFRDHLAAFTDRNAVVFGISPDSPNSHERFSQKFSLTFPLLADEGHGVAEQYGVWVLKKQYGREYMGITRTTFIIDAEGRVQDVFRQVKPEGHEQEVLARLG; from the coding sequence CTGCCGGACAGTACCGGCGCAGTGCATCGGCTTTCCGACTACCGCGGCAAGCGCGTCGTGCTGTACTTCTACCCGAAGGACGACACACCGGGCTGCACCGTCGAGGCCTGCGGTTTCCGCGATCACCTCGCGGCCTTCACCGACCGCAACGCAGTCGTCTTCGGGATCTCACCGGATTCGCCGAACAGCCACGAGCGCTTCAGCCAGAAGTTCAGTCTGACTTTCCCGCTGCTCGCGGACGAAGGGCACGGCGTCGCCGAGCAATATGGCGTCTGGGTGCTCAAGAAGCAGTACGGCCGCGAATACATGGGAATCACCCGGACGACCTTCATCATCGATGCCGAGGGTCGGGTGCAGGATGTCTTCCGGCAGGTCAAGCCGGAGGGGCACGAGCAGGAAGTCCTGGCGCGGCTGGGCTGA